The following coding sequences are from one Streptomyces sp. NBC_01485 window:
- a CDS encoding YibE/F family protein has translation MGGLRRRGVPSGQGPGPGGDPGQGRGNGTGNGYQPGLGPGQGPGPGPGPGPGHGAGPGPGAEYGLDRGEHGHGQRPDGGHRGDSRNGPRTGPGNRPHGEGHEHGTGDGHGHGPGAGHGHGTGSGDGHGPDSGSGKGPGSDGGHGHSHSHSHGPAAPVSQHLRKVIAAILIPFAAAVVVGLVVLWPDGAPAHERTGVGFDRQTQQATVTKVVSVSCASVNASSETPTGDTSTAEGSSAQQQASGTCKKATIRVDTGKDKGRTFTEIVQPDQSRQLEQGEKVVVAYEPSAPKDLQYSVTDVNRRVPMTVLALIFAVAVVVVGRLRGVMALVALAISFLLLNFFVLPAILQGSNPLVVAVVGSSAIMLIALYLCHGLSARTSVAVLGTLISLLLIGVLGSLFIDWAALTGNTDDSTGLIHGLYPSIDMSGLLLAGIIIGSLGVLDDVTVTQTSAVWELHEANPSMGWRGLYRAGIRIGRDHIASVVNTLVLAYAGAALPLLLLFSIAQSSVGTVANSELVAEEIVRTLVGSIGLVASVPVTTALAALVVAADRPSRGTAPAVVTETTPPSPAGTTAAGPAQGRGGRGRRRKR, from the coding sequence CCAGCGGCCAGGGGCCGGGCCCTGGCGGAGACCCCGGACAAGGACGCGGAAACGGGACCGGGAACGGGTACCAACCCGGTCTCGGCCCCGGACAGGGACCTGGACCTGGACCTGGACCTGGACCTGGACACGGTGCTGGACCTGGACCTGGCGCCGAATACGGCCTTGACCGCGGCGAACACGGTCATGGACAACGCCCCGACGGTGGTCATCGTGGCGACTCTCGGAACGGCCCCCGCACCGGCCCTGGCAACCGCCCTCACGGCGAAGGCCACGAGCATGGCACCGGCGACGGGCATGGTCACGGTCCCGGCGCCGGGCACGGTCACGGAACGGGTTCCGGCGACGGTCACGGACCGGATTCCGGAAGTGGGAAAGGCCCCGGTTCCGATGGTGGGCACGGGCATTCGCACAGCCACAGTCATGGCCCGGCGGCCCCCGTCTCCCAGCACCTGCGCAAGGTCATCGCGGCCATCCTCATCCCGTTCGCCGCGGCTGTGGTGGTCGGGCTCGTGGTGCTGTGGCCCGACGGCGCACCGGCGCACGAGCGCACCGGCGTCGGCTTCGACCGGCAGACCCAGCAGGCCACGGTCACCAAGGTCGTGAGCGTGAGCTGTGCGTCGGTGAACGCCTCGAGCGAGACCCCGACGGGCGACACCTCCACGGCCGAGGGCTCCTCCGCGCAACAGCAGGCGAGCGGTACCTGCAAGAAGGCCACGATCCGCGTGGACACCGGCAAGGACAAGGGCCGGACGTTCACCGAGATCGTCCAGCCGGACCAGTCACGGCAGTTGGAACAGGGCGAGAAGGTCGTGGTCGCCTACGAGCCCTCCGCGCCGAAGGACCTGCAGTACTCGGTCACCGACGTGAACCGCCGTGTACCCATGACGGTGCTCGCCCTCATCTTCGCGGTCGCCGTCGTGGTCGTCGGGCGGCTTCGGGGCGTCATGGCGCTGGTCGCGCTGGCCATCAGCTTCCTGCTGCTGAACTTCTTCGTCCTCCCCGCGATCCTGCAGGGGTCGAACCCGTTGGTCGTGGCGGTGGTGGGGTCGAGCGCCATCATGCTGATCGCGCTCTATCTGTGTCACGGGCTCTCGGCCCGCACCTCCGTCGCGGTGCTCGGCACGCTCATCTCACTGCTGCTGATCGGCGTCCTCGGTTCGCTGTTCATCGACTGGGCCGCGCTGACCGGCAACACGGACGACAGCACCGGCCTGATCCACGGGCTGTACCCCTCGATCGACATGAGCGGTCTACTGCTCGCAGGCATCATCATCGGCTCGCTCGGTGTCCTCGACGACGTGACGGTCACCCAGACGTCGGCGGTCTGGGAGCTGCACGAGGCCAACCCGTCGATGGGCTGGCGCGGGCTGTACCGGGCGGGCATCCGCATCGGCCGCGACCACATCGCGTCCGTGGTGAACACACTCGTCCTCGCCTACGCCGGTGCCGCGCTGCCGCTGCTGCTGCTCTTCTCGATCGCGCAGAGCAGTGTGGGCACCGTCGCCAACAGTGAGTTGGTCGCCGAGGAGATCGTGCGCACGCTGGTGGGCTCGATCGGCCTGGTCGCCTCCGTGCCCGTCACGACGGCCCTGGCCGCCCTCGTGGTCGCCGCCGACCGACCGAGCCGCGGAACGGCCCCCGCGGTTGTCACGGAGACGACTCCGCCGTCCCCGGCAGGAACGACGGCCGCGGGTCCTGCCCAGGGCCGGGGCGGCCGGGGCAGGCGACGCAAGCGCTGA
- a CDS encoding SsgA family sporulation/cell division regulator, with protein MRESVQAVQAEVMMSFLVSEELSFRIPVELGYESCDPYAVRLTFHLPGDAPVTWAFGRELLIDGVGRACGEGDVRVSPVDPDVLGEVLIRLQVGGDQALFRSSAGPLVAFLDRTDKLVPLGQEGALADFDAHLDEALDRILAEEQSAG; from the coding sequence ATGCGCGAGTCCGTACAGGCAGTACAGGCAGAGGTCATGATGAGCTTCCTCGTGTCCGAGGAGCTCTCGTTCCGCATCCCGGTGGAGCTGGGCTACGAGTCGTGCGATCCGTATGCCGTGCGGCTCACCTTCCATCTGCCCGGTGACGCCCCGGTGACCTGGGCCTTCGGGCGCGAGCTGCTCATCGACGGGGTGGGCAGGGCATGTGGCGAAGGGGACGTCCGTGTCTCGCCCGTCGATCCCGATGTGCTGGGAGAGGTTCTGATCCGGCTTCAGGTCGGTGGTGACCAGGCTCTGTTCCGCTCCTCGGCGGGTCCGCTCGTGGCCTTCCTCGACCGCACCGACAAGCTGGTCCCGCTGGGCCAGGAGGGTGCGCTCGCCGACTTCGACGCGCATCTGGACGAGGCCTTGGACCGGATCCTGGCGGAGGAGCAGAGCGCGGGCTGA
- a CDS encoding IclR family transcriptional regulator — MVDTASAQPYAPPTRSRSSAPPLQRPPGTAVPEHPHPAATLIGSVQRAMRLLESVAEHEYGAPAKQLARETGLALPTAYHLLRTLVHEGYLRRDKGLFFLGEAAERLGSSGAAQKRRSTVADTLAQWRDSIGVPVYYAQYRDGEIEIMCVSDTPGNPAVEEWADFRETGHAHAIGQCLLSQLDEDARRDHLDRYPAQSVTPYTVRDNHTLLRRLERMRRMEPVVERQEYALGTVCAAIPITVGTTAATMAISLPSHHADRLLPAARQLQKEVGRLLGSLAISISI, encoded by the coding sequence ATGGTTGACACCGCATCCGCGCAGCCGTACGCACCCCCTACCCGGTCGCGCTCCTCCGCACCCCCGCTCCAACGCCCGCCGGGCACCGCCGTCCCCGAGCATCCGCACCCCGCGGCCACCCTGATCGGCTCCGTCCAGCGCGCGATGCGCCTGCTGGAATCCGTCGCCGAGCACGAGTACGGGGCTCCGGCCAAACAACTCGCCCGCGAGACCGGCCTCGCGCTGCCCACGGCCTACCACCTGCTGCGCACCCTCGTGCACGAGGGCTATCTGCGACGGGACAAGGGGCTGTTCTTCCTCGGCGAGGCGGCCGAGCGGCTCGGCAGCAGCGGGGCGGCGCAGAAACGTCGCAGCACGGTCGCCGACACCCTTGCCCAGTGGCGCGATTCGATCGGTGTCCCCGTGTACTACGCCCAGTACCGCGACGGCGAGATCGAGATCATGTGCGTCTCCGACACCCCGGGCAACCCGGCGGTGGAGGAATGGGCCGACTTCCGCGAGACCGGACACGCGCACGCCATCGGCCAGTGCCTGCTCTCCCAACTGGACGAGGACGCCCGCCGTGATCACCTGGACCGCTATCCGGCGCAGTCGGTCACCCCGTACACCGTGCGTGACAACCACACTCTGCTACGGCGCCTGGAGCGGATGCGGCGCATGGAACCGGTCGTCGAACGGCAGGAGTACGCGCTGGGCACGGTGTGCGCCGCGATCCCGATCACCGTGGGCACCACGGCGGCGACGATGGCGATCTCCCTCCCCTCCCATCACGCCGACCGACTGCTCCCGGCGGCCCGGCAACTGCAGAAGGAGGTCGGACGGCTGCTGGGCTCGCTCGCGATCTCTATCAGTATCTGA
- a CDS encoding DUF5326 family protein, producing the protein MREIFTGLPWWVKWVAVPVIALVVFGGLITSVVGFVIGLLFKLLVFVALVGGLIYVVRKFMSSSSSRSDW; encoded by the coding sequence ATGCGAGAGATCTTCACGGGACTGCCATGGTGGGTGAAGTGGGTCGCGGTGCCGGTCATCGCATTGGTCGTGTTCGGCGGGCTGATAACCAGCGTCGTCGGGTTCGTGATCGGCCTGCTCTTCAAGCTGCTGGTCTTCGTGGCGCTGGTCGGCGGACTGATCTACGTCGTACGGAAGTTCATGTCGAGTTCGTCGTCGCGCAGCGACTGGTGA
- a CDS encoding cupin domain-containing protein, whose product MKAFRLDELEAERAANDGAYLQFLRERNMSVGLYALDAGTHDPQNPHNQDEVYFVVSGRASITVGLETTQVARGSVVYVPAGVAHKFHHISEDLRVLVVFSPPEG is encoded by the coding sequence ATGAAGGCATTCCGGTTGGATGAGCTGGAGGCGGAGCGAGCCGCCAACGACGGCGCCTACCTGCAGTTCCTGCGGGAGCGGAACATGTCCGTCGGGCTGTACGCGCTCGACGCGGGCACGCATGATCCACAGAACCCGCACAACCAGGACGAGGTGTACTTCGTCGTGAGCGGGCGCGCCTCGATCACCGTCGGACTGGAGACCACGCAGGTGGCGCGTGGCAGCGTGGTCTACGTCCCGGCCGGGGTCGCCCACAAGTTCCACCACATCAGCGAGGATCTCCGGGTCCTGGTGGTGTTCTCGCCGCCCGAGGGCTGA
- a CDS encoding phage holin family protein translates to MKNFVVKTIANAGALAVAVWLLDKITLTGDSTGKKIGTLIVVALLFGLVNFMVKPVVKVLTFPLFILTLGLITLVVNALMLLLTSWLADKFDLSFHVEGFWTAVLGGLIISVVSWALNVVLPDGD, encoded by the coding sequence ATGAAGAATTTCGTAGTCAAGACGATCGCCAACGCAGGCGCCCTGGCGGTCGCCGTCTGGCTGCTCGACAAGATCACTCTGACCGGTGACAGCACGGGCAAGAAGATCGGCACCCTCATAGTCGTCGCACTGCTCTTCGGCCTGGTGAACTTCATGGTGAAGCCGGTCGTGAAGGTGCTGACCTTTCCCCTGTTCATCCTCACGCTCGGTCTGATCACCCTGGTGGTCAATGCCTTGATGCTGCTGCTGACCTCGTGGCTGGCCGACAAGTTCGATCTCAGCTTCCACGTGGAGGGTTTCTGGACCGCGGTCCTGGGCGGCCTGATCATCTCCGTCGTCTCCTGGGCGCTCAACGTCGTCCTGCCCGATGGGGACTGA
- a CDS encoding low molecular weight protein-tyrosine-phosphatase, with product MSYRVCFVCTGNICRSPMAESVFRARVADAGLDGLVEVDSAGTGDWHEGENADPRTLSVLERHGYALDHTARRFEPSWFARLDLVIALDSSHLKALRLLAPTEEDAAKVRLLRSFDPVAPEDLDVPDPYYGGRDGFEECLEMVEEASAGLLAAVRDDVEGHIA from the coding sequence ATGTCCTACCGCGTCTGCTTCGTCTGCACCGGCAACATCTGCCGCTCGCCGATGGCCGAGTCGGTCTTCCGCGCGCGTGTGGCTGACGCCGGCCTGGACGGGCTGGTCGAGGTCGACAGTGCCGGCACGGGCGACTGGCACGAGGGCGAGAACGCCGATCCGCGCACCCTCTCCGTCCTGGAGCGGCACGGATACGCCCTCGACCACACGGCCCGGCGCTTCGAGCCGTCCTGGTTCGCCCGCCTCGACCTGGTGATCGCCCTGGACTCCAGCCATCTCAAGGCCCTGCGCCTCCTCGCTCCCACGGAGGAGGACGCGGCGAAGGTCCGGCTGCTGCGCTCTTTCGACCCCGTGGCCCCCGAAGACCTGGACGTCCCCGACCCCTACTACGGGGGCCGGGACGGCTTCGAGGAGTGCCTTGAGATGGTGGAGGAGGCGAGCGCCGGTCTGCTCGCCGCCGTACGTGACGACGTGGAAGGACACATTGCATGA
- a CDS encoding cystathionine gamma-lyase: MKDSATNGGLPRGSGEGTRAVRAGLPEPVKYEPTLPGPVFAAHFHLPGEPTGPYTYGRDENPTWTHLERAIGELEAPGRDGVETLVFASGMAAISSVLFSQLRAGDTVVLPDDGYQALPLVRAQLEAYGIEVRTAPTAGDAQLGVLDGAKLLWIESPSNPGLDVCDIRRLVGAAHARGALVAVDNTLATPLGQRPLELGADFSVASGTKQLTGHGDVLLGYVTGRAGEPMTAVRRWRKIVGAVPGPMEAWLAHRSIATLQLRVDRQNASALAVAEALRGRPEVSGLRYPGLPDDPSHKVASQQMRRYGCVVSFTLPTRARAERFLEALRLVDDATSFGGVRSTAERRGRWGGDAVPEGFIRLSVGAEDPKDLVTDVLRALEESAR; the protein is encoded by the coding sequence ATGAAAGATTCCGCTACGAACGGAGGACTTCCCCGAGGCTCGGGCGAGGGCACGCGCGCGGTGCGGGCCGGGCTGCCCGAGCCGGTGAAGTACGAGCCGACCCTCCCCGGCCCGGTGTTCGCAGCGCACTTCCACCTGCCCGGCGAGCCCACGGGCCCGTACACCTACGGCCGTGACGAGAACCCGACCTGGACCCATCTGGAGCGCGCCATCGGCGAGCTCGAGGCTCCGGGGAGGGACGGCGTCGAGACGCTCGTCTTCGCCTCCGGCATGGCCGCGATCTCGTCGGTCCTCTTCTCCCAACTGCGGGCCGGGGACACCGTCGTGCTGCCCGACGACGGCTACCAGGCGCTCCCCCTGGTGCGTGCGCAGTTGGAGGCGTACGGCATCGAGGTGCGCACCGCGCCGACCGCCGGCGACGCCCAGCTCGGCGTCCTCGACGGTGCGAAGCTGTTGTGGATCGAGTCCCCGTCCAACCCCGGGCTCGACGTGTGCGACATCCGGCGGCTCGTCGGGGCGGCACACGCGCGTGGCGCGCTCGTGGCCGTCGACAACACGCTCGCCACCCCGCTCGGGCAGCGTCCGCTGGAGCTCGGCGCCGACTTCTCGGTGGCCAGCGGCACCAAGCAGCTCACGGGCCACGGTGACGTCCTCCTCGGCTACGTGACCGGGCGCGCCGGCGAACCGATGACGGCCGTACGGCGCTGGCGGAAGATCGTCGGGGCCGTCCCCGGCCCGATGGAGGCCTGGCTCGCGCACCGGTCGATCGCCACCCTGCAGTTGCGCGTCGACCGGCAGAACGCCAGCGCCCTGGCCGTGGCCGAGGCGCTGCGGGGGAGGCCCGAAGTGAGCGGGCTGCGCTACCCGGGGCTGCCCGACGACCCCTCCCACAAGGTCGCCTCGCAGCAGATGCGGCGCTATGGGTGCGTCGTCTCCTTCACGTTGCCCACGCGCGCGCGTGCCGAGCGTTTCCTCGAGGCACTGCGCCTTGTGGACGACGCGACGAGCTTCGGCGGAGTGCGCTCCACCGCGGAGCGGCGCGGGCGCTGGGGTGGGGATGCCGTGCCGGAGGGCTTCATCCGGCTGTCCGTCGGTGCCGAGGATCCCAAGGACCTGGTGACGGATGTGCTGCGTGCGTTGGAGGAGTCGGCGCGGTGA
- a CDS encoding NUDIX hydrolase, whose amino-acid sequence MTVRPVVKRTARAVLLDGDNLILIKRTKPGVDPYWVTPGGGVEPDDATVVDALHREVHEELGAKITDVVPCFVDTVEHIGDDGGATGVKVQHFFVCHLESMDPALRHGPEIEEPAGEYEIVRVPFTRVGIASVHLVPLSLRHYLDGNIEGVRAMHAPDLG is encoded by the coding sequence ATGACCGTCCGACCCGTGGTCAAGCGCACCGCACGAGCCGTTCTGCTGGACGGCGACAACCTGATCCTGATCAAGCGCACCAAGCCCGGCGTGGATCCCTACTGGGTGACGCCCGGTGGCGGGGTCGAGCCTGATGACGCGACCGTCGTGGACGCCCTGCACCGTGAGGTGCACGAAGAGCTCGGCGCCAAGATCACCGACGTGGTGCCCTGCTTCGTCGACACCGTCGAACACATCGGCGACGACGGCGGCGCCACCGGCGTGAAAGTGCAGCACTTCTTCGTCTGCCATCTGGAGTCCATGGACCCGGCCCTGCGGCACGGCCCCGAGATCGAGGAGCCCGCCGGCGAGTACGAGATCGTCCGCGTGCCGTTCACCCGGGTCGGGATCGCCTCCGTCCACCTCGTACCGCTGTCGCTGCGGCACTACCTCGACGGCAACATCGAGGGCGTTCGCGCCATGCACGCTCCCGACCTCGGCTGA
- a CDS encoding globin domain-containing protein: MDAPTTRSADNGRSGGGDGWFASRTQPEPGAGDEQGASGGRRLAALRPVGRNTADSHGNAPQDGTTDAGTRIQPSSPGPAATAAPASAQPQSPTQLPALVEAQYPAEADTSVEPRPAGQQEAPARPEAPAQPQAPVEAHAPAQQPIASPAELLVPAQRSAPVKEASPDAILIRRTMAEVAPVADKVTSYFYAMLFVRHPDLRSLFPPAMDAQRDRLLKALLTAAEHIDNTPVLVEYLQNLGRGHRKYGTRPEHYPAVGECLIGALSKYADSEWDAETEAAWVRTYTTISQVMIDAAAVDELRAPAWWYAEVVSRDLRTPDVAILTVRPNQPYPFLAGQYASVETPWWPRIWRHYSFASAPRSDGLLTFHVKAVPAGWVSNALVHRARPGDVIRLGPSAGSMTVDHTRDSGLLCLGGGTGIAPIKALVEDIAEHGVRRSVEVFYGARSDHALYDLDTMLGLQRSHPWLEVRPVVDRDGLLQLPEAIRAFGPWTGYDAYVSGPPGMIRSGVDVLRGVGIPSERIRHDSVEELVASGS, encoded by the coding sequence ATGGACGCTCCGACCACCAGGTCGGCCGACAACGGCAGGTCCGGCGGCGGGGACGGATGGTTCGCGTCGCGCACCCAGCCGGAACCGGGTGCGGGGGACGAGCAGGGGGCTTCAGGAGGCCGCCGTCTGGCCGCGCTACGCCCGGTGGGCCGGAACACTGCCGACTCCCACGGCAACGCACCCCAGGACGGCACGACGGACGCTGGGACCCGAATACAGCCGAGCTCGCCAGGCCCCGCCGCGACGGCTGCCCCCGCGAGCGCACAACCCCAGTCGCCTACCCAACTGCCGGCGCTCGTCGAGGCTCAGTACCCGGCCGAGGCAGACACCTCCGTGGAGCCTCGACCCGCCGGCCAGCAGGAGGCCCCCGCCCGACCCGAGGCGCCCGCCCAGCCGCAGGCGCCCGTGGAAGCGCATGCGCCCGCGCAGCAGCCCATTGCCTCGCCCGCCGAGCTCCTCGTGCCCGCCCAGAGGTCCGCGCCCGTCAAGGAAGCGTCGCCGGACGCCATCCTCATCCGGCGCACCATGGCCGAGGTGGCCCCGGTGGCCGACAAGGTCACGTCGTACTTCTACGCGATGCTCTTCGTCCGCCACCCCGACCTGCGCTCGCTCTTCCCGCCCGCGATGGACGCCCAACGGGACCGGCTCCTCAAAGCACTGCTCACCGCCGCCGAGCACATCGACAACACCCCGGTCCTCGTCGAGTACCTGCAGAACCTCGGCCGTGGCCACCGTAAGTACGGCACCCGTCCTGAGCACTATCCAGCCGTCGGCGAGTGCCTCATCGGGGCGCTGAGCAAGTACGCAGACTCCGAGTGGGACGCCGAGACGGAGGCGGCCTGGGTCCGGACCTACACCACGATCTCCCAGGTCATGATCGACGCGGCGGCTGTCGATGAACTGCGCGCACCGGCCTGGTGGTACGCGGAGGTCGTCTCGCGCGACCTCAGGACGCCGGACGTCGCGATCCTCACCGTCCGCCCCAACCAGCCCTACCCGTTCCTGGCCGGGCAGTACGCGAGCGTGGAGACGCCGTGGTGGCCGCGGATCTGGCGGCACTATTCGTTCGCCTCGGCGCCGCGCTCCGACGGTCTGCTGACGTTCCACGTGAAGGCTGTCCCCGCGGGCTGGGTGTCCAATGCCCTGGTGCACCGCGCCCGGCCGGGCGACGTCATCCGGCTCGGGCCGTCAGCCGGGTCGATGACCGTCGATCACACCAGGGACAGCGGACTGCTCTGCCTGGGCGGTGGCACAGGCATAGCCCCCATCAAGGCGCTGGTCGAGGACATCGCCGAGCACGGCGTCCGCCGTTCGGTGGAGGTGTTCTACGGCGCCCGCAGTGACCACGCCCTGTACGACCTCGACACGATGCTCGGACTCCAGCGGTCCCACCCCTGGCTGGAGGTCCGCCCGGTGGTCGACCGGGACGGTCTGCTCCAACTGCCCGAGGCGATACGTGCCTTCGGACCCTGGACCGGATACGACGCCTATGTCTCCGGTCCGCCCGGGATGATCCGCAGCGGGGTGGACGTCCTGCGGGGTGTGGGCATCCCCTCGGAGCGCATACGCCACGACTCGGTCGAGGAGCTCGTCGCCTCCGGGAGTTGA
- a CDS encoding GNAT family N-acetyltransferase, translated as MPTPPLTALPIRRLTHRDLTACADLSEDRGWPREEHKWGLLLSAGQGYGIDDPDGGLVSACVVTEYGPHGSPTLGAIGMVLVAERHARQGIGRRLMRHIVALMGTTPLSLHATPNGRPLYEELGFKTTGRAEMMRGHFTPGEPTSGIATRAATARDLTSILRLDEEVFGTDRTHVITRLPAFGDQLRVAEDEGRIIGYAAAWPNMDTQVVGPLIARDTETAKALLASLAAHTDRPLRTDIDVRHEELLAWVKAHGLEPVAFNSVMTYGITELPGDWHRRFAPLTVAAG; from the coding sequence GTGCCGACTCCTCCCCTCACCGCTCTGCCCATCCGCCGTCTGACGCACCGCGATCTCACCGCCTGCGCCGACTTGTCCGAGGATCGGGGGTGGCCGCGAGAGGAGCACAAGTGGGGCCTCCTCCTCTCGGCCGGCCAGGGTTACGGCATCGACGACCCCGACGGGGGACTCGTCAGCGCCTGCGTCGTCACCGAGTACGGCCCGCACGGGAGCCCCACTCTCGGCGCCATCGGCATGGTGCTGGTCGCCGAGCGCCACGCCCGGCAGGGCATCGGCCGGCGACTGATGCGACACATCGTCGCCCTCATGGGCACCACCCCACTGTCTCTGCATGCCACACCGAACGGCCGTCCGCTCTACGAAGAGCTGGGCTTCAAAACCACGGGCCGGGCGGAAATGATGCGTGGGCATTTCACGCCAGGTGAACCGACGTCCGGCATCGCCACCCGTGCGGCCACAGCCAGGGACCTCACCTCGATCCTCCGGCTCGACGAAGAGGTCTTCGGCACCGATCGAACGCACGTGATCACCCGCCTGCCCGCCTTCGGCGACCAGCTACGAGTCGCCGAGGACGAGGGCCGGATCATCGGCTACGCGGCCGCGTGGCCCAACATGGACACCCAGGTCGTGGGACCACTGATCGCCCGGGACACGGAGACCGCGAAGGCCTTGCTGGCCTCCCTCGCCGCCCACACGGACCGGCCGCTGCGCACCGACATCGACGTACGGCACGAGGAGCTGCTGGCGTGGGTGAAGGCACACGGACTGGAGCCCGTTGCCTTCAACTCCGTGATGACCTACGGGATCACGGAGTTGCCAGGCGACTGGCACCGCCGCTTCGCTCCGCTGACGGTGGCGGCTGGCTGA